In Tenacibaculum pacificus, a single window of DNA contains:
- the murG gene encoding undecaprenyldiphospho-muramoylpentapeptide beta-N-acetylglucosaminyltransferase yields the protein MKQSINVIISGGGTGGHIYPAIAIANEIKNRYPSAEILFVGASDKMEMQKVPEAGYDIKGLWISGIQRKLTFKNLLFPVKLISSLWKANAIIRKFKPDIAIGTGGFASGPTLMVAGKKNIPTLIQEQNSYPGITNKLLSKKASKICVAYDNLERFFSKDKIIKTGNPVRQDLLSVQTKVSEGKTFFKLDSSKKTILILGGSLGARKINQLIESNLDFFKEQNVQLIWQCGKLYIDDYKQYNTLENVQVHTFLNKMDLAYAAADFIISRAGASSVSELCIVGKPTIFIPSPNVSEDHQTKNAKSIVDKNGAILVAEKELATFPKVMEALLKDEEKQHNLSENIKALALPNATNHIVNEIEKLII from the coding sequence TTGAAACAGTCGATTAACGTTATTATAAGTGGTGGTGGAACTGGAGGACATATTTATCCTGCAATTGCTATTGCAAATGAAATTAAAAATCGATATCCATCGGCAGAAATTTTGTTTGTTGGTGCTTCGGATAAAATGGAAATGCAAAAAGTTCCAGAGGCTGGTTATGATATTAAAGGATTGTGGATTTCAGGAATTCAAAGAAAATTAACGTTTAAAAACTTATTATTTCCTGTTAAATTAATCAGTAGTTTATGGAAGGCAAATGCTATTATCAGAAAATTTAAGCCAGATATTGCTATTGGTACAGGAGGTTTTGCTAGTGGACCTACATTAATGGTTGCAGGTAAAAAAAATATTCCTACTTTAATACAAGAGCAAAATTCATATCCAGGAATTACCAATAAATTGTTAAGTAAAAAAGCAAGTAAAATATGTGTTGCTTATGATAATTTAGAACGTTTTTTTTCGAAAGATAAAATTATAAAAACTGGAAATCCTGTTCGTCAAGATTTGTTAAGTGTTCAAACAAAAGTATCCGAAGGAAAAACTTTTTTTAAATTAGATTCTTCAAAAAAGACAATTTTAATTTTAGGAGGAAGTTTAGGTGCTAGAAAAATAAACCAGTTAATTGAATCTAATTTAGATTTTTTTAAAGAACAGAATGTTCAATTAATTTGGCAATGTGGAAAGCTATATATTGATGATTATAAACAATACAATACTTTAGAAAATGTACAAGTTCATACATTTTTAAATAAAATGGATTTAGCTTATGCAGCTGCTGATTTTATAATATCAAGAGCAGGTGCAAGTTCTGTTTCTGAATTGTGCATTGTTGGTAAGCCAACTATATTTATTCCATCGCCAAATGTATCTGAAGATCATCAAACTAAAAATGCGAAATCAATAGTTGATAAAAATGGCGCGATTTTGGTAGCAGAAAAAGAATTAGCTACTTTTCCGAAAGTAATGGAAGCATTATTAAAAGATGAAGAAAAACAACATAATTTAAGTGAAAATATAAAAGCATTAGCATTACCTAATGCAACGAATCATATAGTTAACGAAATAGAAAAATTAATTATTTAG
- a CDS encoding FtsW/RodA/SpoVE family cell cycle protein, with translation MKDIFKHIKGDRSIWAIVAVLAIFSFMPIYSASTNLVYVVGNGSTIGHLMKHVVLLITGFAVIYGVHRIPYRYFSGGAVLMMPVVILLLMFTLAQGRVIGGANASRWISIPFVGIGFQTSTLAGLVLMIYVSRYLAKNKDRVINFQDSLLQLWLPVSVVLLLVLPANFSTTAIIFLMILLLIFIGGYPLKQIGYIIGIGLFSLLFFILVAKAFPDIMPNRVNTWQSRIEGFSKSEGKENYQVEKAKIAIATGGMVGRGPGKSVQKNFLPQSSSDFIYAIIVEEYGFVGAVVVVFIYLLLLLRILITAKQATTIFATLMVLGVGIPIVFQAMINMAVAVNILPVTGQTLPLISSGGTSIWMTCFALGMILSVSASKNETEETILDDNPLDILH, from the coding sequence ATTAAAGATATATTTAAACATATAAAAGGAGATAGATCTATTTGGGCTATTGTTGCTGTATTGGCAATATTTTCATTTATGCCTATATATAGTGCAAGTACCAATCTGGTTTATGTAGTCGGTAATGGCTCAACTATTGGGCATTTAATGAAACACGTAGTATTATTAATAACAGGTTTTGCGGTTATTTATGGAGTACATAGAATTCCGTACAGGTACTTTAGTGGTGGTGCTGTTTTAATGATGCCTGTAGTAATTTTGTTATTAATGTTTACTTTGGCACAAGGACGAGTTATAGGTGGTGCAAATGCTAGTAGATGGATAAGTATTCCTTTTGTAGGTATTGGTTTTCAGACTTCTACATTAGCAGGATTAGTTTTGATGATTTATGTGTCAAGATATTTAGCAAAAAATAAAGATAGAGTAATAAACTTTCAAGATAGTTTATTACAATTATGGTTGCCTGTTTCAGTGGTATTATTATTAGTGTTACCTGCAAATTTTTCAACAACAGCTATTATTTTTCTAATGATTTTATTGTTGATATTTATCGGTGGATATCCATTAAAACAGATTGGTTATATTATTGGGATAGGACTTTTTTCATTACTTTTTTTTATACTTGTAGCAAAAGCTTTTCCTGATATAATGCCAAACCGTGTAAATACTTGGCAGAGCAGAATTGAAGGTTTTTCTAAATCTGAAGGAAAAGAAAATTATCAGGTTGAAAAAGCAAAAATTGCAATTGCAACAGGAGGTATGGTAGGAAGAGGACCTGGTAAAAGTGTACAGAAAAATTTTTTACCACAATCATCTTCTGATTTTATATATGCTATTATTGTTGAAGAGTATGGTTTTGTAGGAGCTGTAGTAGTGGTGTTTATTTATTTACTATTATTATTAAGAATTTTAATTACAGCCAAGCAAGCAACAACTATTTTTGCAACATTAATGGTACTAGGTGTTGGAATTCCTATTGTTTTTCAAGCGATGATTAATATGGCGGTAGCTGTAAATATATTACCGGTAACAGGGCAAACACTTCCTTTAATTAGTAGTGGTGGTACTTCTATTTGGATGACTTGTTTTGCTTTAGGAATGATATTAAGTGTTAGTGCTTCAAAAAATGAAACTGAAGAAACAATTTTAGATGATAATCCTTTAGATATTTTACATTGA
- the murD gene encoding UDP-N-acetylmuramoyl-L-alanine--D-glutamate ligase — protein sequence MKRLVILGSGESGVGTALLGKQKGFDVFVSDKGSISEKYKKVLLKHNIIFEENKHTEAEIFNADVVMKSPGIPDKVPLIQALISKKIKVVSEIEFAVKYTNAKIVGITGSNGKTTTTLLTGHLLKKAGLNVGIGGNIGDSFAQLVAEQNYDEYVLELSSFQLDGIIDFSPHIAVVTNISPDHLDRYDYNFDNYINSKFRITKNQTATDFLIYDADDIEIQNWLKKNTTKAQKIPFSIEKELEYGAFLRDDKIIIKLETEEVLIKIDDLALKGKHNIKNAMTAAITAKLLQINTDGIAKSLSSFEAVEHRLEYVQKVNGVQFINDSKATNVNAVFYALDSMKSPTIWIVGGVDKGNDYTELLSLVKEKVKVIICLGIDNQKIIETFGNLVDVVIETKTADKAVEVASQMASSGDAVLLSPACASFDLFENYQDRGVKFKEAIKNL from the coding sequence ATGAAAAGGTTAGTTATTCTTGGTAGTGGAGAAAGTGGTGTTGGAACAGCATTATTAGGTAAACAAAAAGGTTTCGATGTTTTTGTTTCTGATAAAGGAAGTATATCTGAAAAATATAAAAAAGTTCTTTTAAAGCATAATATTATTTTCGAAGAAAATAAACATACAGAAGCTGAAATATTCAATGCTGATGTTGTTATGAAAAGCCCTGGAATACCCGACAAAGTACCTTTAATACAAGCGTTAATTTCAAAAAAAATAAAAGTTGTTTCAGAAATTGAATTTGCTGTAAAATATACAAATGCTAAAATCGTAGGAATTACAGGTTCAAATGGAAAAACAACGACTACATTACTAACAGGTCATTTACTTAAAAAAGCAGGATTGAATGTTGGTATTGGTGGTAATATCGGTGATAGTTTTGCTCAGTTAGTTGCTGAACAAAATTATGATGAATATGTGTTAGAATTAAGTAGTTTTCAGTTAGATGGAATTATTGATTTCAGCCCACATATTGCTGTTGTTACAAATATATCGCCAGATCATTTAGATAGATATGATTATAATTTTGATAATTATATAAATTCAAAATTTCGTATTACAAAAAATCAAACAGCAACAGATTTTTTAATCTATGACGCTGATGATATAGAAATACAAAATTGGCTGAAAAAAAATACTACAAAGGCTCAAAAAATCCCTTTTTCAATTGAAAAAGAATTGGAATATGGTGCTTTTTTAAGGGATGATAAAATAATAATAAAACTAGAAACCGAAGAAGTTTTAATCAAAATTGATGATTTAGCGTTAAAAGGCAAACACAATATTAAAAATGCAATGACAGCTGCAATAACTGCAAAACTATTACAAATAAATACTGATGGAATTGCTAAAAGTTTATCAAGTTTTGAAGCTGTAGAGCATCGATTAGAATATGTCCAAAAAGTAAATGGCGTACAATTTATTAATGATAGTAAAGCAACTAACGTAAACGCTGTTTTTTATGCATTAGATTCTATGAAATCTCCAACAATTTGGATTGTTGGTGGTGTTGATAAAGGAAATGATTATACGGAGTTATTATCTTTGGTAAAAGAAAAAGTAAAAGTGATTATTTGTTTAGGTATCGATAATCAAAAAATTATAGAAACATTTGGTAACCTTGTCGATGTTGTTATTGAAACCAAAACAGCAGATAAAGCAGTAGAAGTTGCAAGTCAAATGGCAAGTTCAGGCGATGCTGTTTTATTATCGCCAGCATGTGCTAGTTTTGATTTATTTGAGAATTACCAAGACAGAGGTGTTAAGTTTAAAGAAGCAATTAAGAATTTATAA
- the mraY gene encoding phospho-N-acetylmuramoyl-pentapeptide-transferase encodes MLYYIFQYLESEFNLTGASVFQFITFRSAMAFIMSLLISTIFGKQIINFLRKLQIGETVRDLGLAGQVQKAGTPTMGGLIIILATLLPVLLLAKLENIYIIILLITTVWMGFIGFTDDYIKVFKKDKAGLKGKFKVLGQVGLGIIVGSMLYFHPDVTMKEQLPATQQIEQVNGKVKVFGEAHKSTKTTVPFLKHNELDYADALSFLGDGYEKYGWIVFIFVVVFIVTGISNGANLTDGIDGLAAGSSAIMVMALAIFAWVSGNIIFADYLDVMYIPNSGEMTVFIFAFAGALIGFLWYNTYPAQVFMGDTGSLTIGGIIAVIAIAIRKELLLPILAGIFVVENLSVILQVFYFKYTKKKFGEGRRIFKMAPLHHHYQKLNYHESKIVTRFWIVGILLAVLTIVTLKLR; translated from the coding sequence ATGCTGTATTATATATTTCAATATTTAGAAAGTGAATTTAATTTAACTGGAGCAAGTGTTTTTCAGTTTATTACTTTTCGTTCAGCAATGGCATTTATAATGTCTTTGTTGATTTCAACAATATTTGGAAAACAAATTATTAACTTTTTAAGAAAGTTACAAATTGGTGAAACTGTTCGTGATTTAGGTTTAGCTGGTCAAGTACAAAAAGCAGGAACGCCAACTATGGGAGGGCTTATTATTATCCTAGCCACTTTACTTCCTGTATTATTATTGGCGAAATTAGAAAATATTTATATCATTATTTTATTGATAACCACCGTTTGGATGGGATTTATCGGTTTTACCGATGATTATATTAAAGTATTTAAAAAAGATAAGGCAGGTTTAAAAGGCAAATTTAAAGTATTAGGACAGGTAGGTTTAGGTATTATTGTTGGGTCGATGTTATATTTTCATCCAGATGTAACCATGAAAGAACAGCTTCCTGCTACACAACAAATTGAGCAAGTAAACGGTAAAGTAAAAGTATTTGGTGAAGCACATAAATCAACAAAAACAACCGTTCCTTTTTTGAAACATAATGAATTAGATTATGCTGATGCTTTAAGCTTTTTAGGTGATGGATATGAAAAATATGGCTGGATTGTTTTCATATTTGTAGTTGTTTTTATTGTCACAGGTATTTCAAACGGAGCAAATTTAACCGATGGTATTGATGGACTTGCTGCCGGAAGTTCTGCAATTATGGTAATGGCTTTGGCAATATTTGCCTGGGTTTCAGGAAATATTATTTTTGCTGATTATTTAGATGTCATGTACATTCCTAATTCGGGAGAAATGACCGTTTTTATATTCGCTTTTGCGGGTGCATTAATTGGTTTTCTTTGGTATAATACATATCCTGCACAAGTATTTATGGGTGATACTGGTAGTTTAACTATTGGTGGAATTATAGCTGTTATTGCTATTGCAATTCGTAAAGAATTATTATTACCAATTTTAGCAGGTATTTTTGTAGTTGAAAATTTATCAGTAATACTACAAGTATTCTATTTTAAATATACAAAAAAGAAATTTGGTGAAGGACGACGTATTTTTAAAATGGCGCCATTACATCATCATTATCAAAAATTAAATTATCACGAAAGTAAAATAGTTACTCGTTTTTGGATTGTTGGAATTTTATTAGCAGTTTTAACTATTGTAACCTTAAAATTAAGATAA
- a CDS encoding UDP-N-acetylmuramoyl-L-alanyl-D-glutamate--2,6-diaminopimelate ligase yields MKKLKEILEKVSVNKIYGDSDIIINNIQFNSRLVEKNDVFIAQKGVTVDGHQFIEKALNLGARVIVCENIPTDKKEEITYIEVTDSNIALAIIAANFYQNPSKKLQLVGITGTNGKTTIATLLYQLFKKAGFKVGLLSTVKIMIDDKEHKATHTTPNSLAINKYLSLMIDAGVSHCFMEVSSHGIHQKRTEGLNFVGGVFTNLSHDHLDYHETFAEYRDVKKSFFDSLPKSAFALVNIDDKNGQIMLQNSKAKKKTYALKTLGDFKGKVLEKRFSGSLLYINNVEVWTKLIGEFNASNLLAIFGVADLLGLEKRETLRLISDLESVNGRFEYVVSNDGITAIVDYAHTPDALKNVLQTINDIRTGTEKVLTVVGCGGDRDKTKRPKMAMIAAQLSSQAIFTSDNPRTENAQVIIDEMEAGVSAENYKKTLSILDRRQAIKTACKLAVKGDIILIAGKGHEDYQEINGVKHHFDDLEEVKNCFNQLKNT; encoded by the coding sequence TTGAAAAAATTAAAAGAAATATTAGAAAAAGTATCTGTAAATAAAATTTACGGAGATAGTGATATTATTATAAATAATATTCAGTTTAATAGTCGGTTAGTTGAAAAAAATGATGTGTTTATTGCTCAAAAAGGAGTAACAGTCGATGGACATCAATTTATAGAAAAAGCATTAAATTTAGGAGCTAGAGTTATAGTTTGTGAAAATATCCCTACGGATAAAAAAGAAGAAATAACTTATATTGAGGTTACAGATTCTAATATAGCCTTGGCAATTATAGCAGCTAATTTTTATCAAAACCCATCAAAAAAACTGCAATTAGTTGGTATTACAGGTACAAACGGTAAAACGACTATTGCTACTTTATTATATCAGTTATTTAAAAAAGCAGGGTTTAAAGTTGGTTTGTTATCAACAGTAAAAATAATGATTGATGATAAAGAACATAAAGCAACTCATACTACGCCAAATTCTTTAGCTATAAATAAGTATTTATCATTAATGATTGATGCAGGAGTAAGTCATTGTTTTATGGAGGTTAGTTCTCATGGAATTCATCAAAAAAGAACAGAAGGATTAAATTTTGTAGGTGGTGTTTTTACTAATTTATCACACGATCATTTAGATTATCATGAAACTTTTGCAGAATATAGAGATGTGAAAAAATCATTTTTTGATTCCTTGCCAAAATCGGCATTTGCTTTAGTAAATATTGATGATAAGAATGGACAAATAATGTTGCAAAACTCTAAAGCTAAAAAGAAAACTTATGCCTTAAAAACACTCGGAGATTTTAAAGGAAAAGTATTAGAAAAACGTTTTTCAGGAAGTTTATTATATATCAATAATGTTGAGGTTTGGACAAAATTAATTGGCGAATTTAATGCTTCTAATTTGTTAGCAATTTTTGGCGTTGCCGATTTATTAGGTCTTGAAAAACGAGAAACACTACGACTTATTAGTGATTTAGAAAGTGTAAATGGTCGTTTTGAATATGTAGTTTCAAATGATGGAATAACAGCCATTGTTGATTATGCACATACTCCTGATGCACTTAAAAACGTGTTACAAACCATTAATGATATTCGTACAGGTACTGAAAAAGTACTTACTGTTGTTGGTTGTGGTGGCGATAGAGATAAAACAAAACGTCCGAAAATGGCAATGATTGCAGCTCAATTAAGTAGTCAGGCAATATTTACTTCGGATAATCCTCGAACTGAAAATGCTCAGGTGATTATTGATGAAATGGAAGCTGGTGTATCCGCAGAAAATTATAAAAAAACACTTTCAATTTTAGATAGAAGACAGGCAATAAAAACAGCTTGTAAATTGGCAGTTAAAGGAGATATTATATTAATAGCAGGAAAAGGACACGAAGATTATCAAGAAATAAATGGTGTAAAACATCATTTTGATGATTTAGAAGAAGTAAAAAATTGTTTTAATCAACTAAAAAATACTTAG